The region GTCCAACAGTTGGACCagtaatacaattttatttaaattaagaaattaaaagaaaattgaaacgaaattccaaaacaaatatataatacatatatatataatatataatatatatattaataaagagatgttttgttattttaatttgaagCACTTCATAACCGTCTCTAAAGCATTATTTGCGGTATCTAAATtgtatttctaaaaatataaacacaaaTTGTGTTATTATAGGCGATTTTGACATAAGGTTCTAAGGTTTTGAAAACTCTTAACTAAATATAAATGACAATCTAGTAGTGTTTTGGAACCCAAATGACATATTCTCGGCGATGCATAATCTTAACTTGGTCTGAAAAACTAACGATGAATAATCACTGAAAGAGATTTCAAACAATTGGTGAGCCTGTTTGAAGAAATCTCTAGACACTCTTACCAGAAATCCTGAAACAGAACTCCCACCTCTATCGCCAAGAACTCTTAACCTGCACAAAGAAAGGTAGAAGTAACATAACCAACATGGTCAAGAGACTAGCCGCTTGTACTGGGATATGTCACCGCCAACAAATGGTATATCACCGCCGAGCATTTACGAGCATAGACCACCCAGATCCGCCATCTGCCCTCGCCATCCGCCGCACTTGAAAACCGAAAGACGGAGCTATCTTGAGACTGTGAAAAGGAACTCCGGTGACAATCGGAGCCAATGAACCAAATCGAACACAACCCTTAAACGAACAAGACGCCATCGCCGCTAAGAAGAGAGACCACATATGCCCAGTAGGGGAAATAATTGtcgtttaagttttttttttcttgtatcaATATATTTGACATTTGCAGAAAACCAAGCAAATAATGACTCAATATGATTTTGATTACCCTTGCAATCGATAATTATATGAAGTCAATTTTTGCATTAAATTCTGATATGAAAGTTAATATAGAGATTGCatcatttttcttaatttatgtgtaAAGCTGTGGGACGTCAAATAATAacgaacggagggagtatttgtAGGTTTGCAATTATGATGACAGGGCATCATAAATGTTGCTAGCCTTGGAAAAAATGGTTGGAATGTAAGTGAGGGAGATTCACATATCAAATTCATTTTCTTCCACATCTATCGTTGTACTTAACTCAAATTATTGAACATGTTCAACTGAAAGATTTTAGAGAAACTCGCTGATTTTACTGATATAGTGTTGTAACCCAAAGTCTCATGTGACTAATACATATGTAAAGAAACACACCGTAGGCTTAACCACACTAATCAAACAAGATTACTTCACAGAATTCAGGGGTAAAACTGTAATATAACATCCCCCCTCCAATAAGAAAGTTCCTTTTCTCAGACAAGGGTCCCACCCTTGACAAACTCAGTAAACGCCAACGCGACCAAACCAAGCATCGCGAAACGTCCGTTCCAAAGCTCAGCGTCGGATGTCATGAAACCTTTGGACTTAGACTCGGCGGTGATACCCTTGAAAAGGGGTACAAGGGACGCAAGCGTCAAGATCGCAGTCGTACCGAGGAACCACGAGACGCCACCGTCAGAGATCTGAGCCAAAACGTTTTCACCCTTGGAAAGTTCAACCGCCAAGGCCGCCACGAACCCAACCATCGCTAAACGTCCGTTTATTCTTTCTGGTGCTGGACCGCTAAACGCTAGCAAGTCGCTGAACTTCGTGCTCACCTATGTTTCACCAACCAAAAATTGTTAGTTATtactattgttatttttgttcttatttcGTTTCACGTATGTAACGTTTCTATAACCCTaatatttttccattttatttacatatattttttaaaaaatgtttaacgTCTACTAGTGCTTAATTTACGTATATGTATAACTTCTGATGTTCTTTCTCTTTATTGATGTCTGGTACTGTCTATTTAATGATACCTTTGGCTTAGTAGGacgtggaggaggtggaggaggtgATGAACTAGACAAAGGCTGAGCAGCGGAGGTGGAAGGTGCAGACTCATCCTTCATGGGTTCTCCCTGCAAAAAGTCAATCAATCAGACGGTCAGGATTTCATATTTTAGTATCATGACGGTTGGATAAAGAAACCGGAGGAAATTATTACCTCAGCCATGCACCTCACTCCAACCGGATAATTCCTCTTGAGATTTGGGAAGTTTCCGGCGAAGAAGAGCTTGTTTGTGCTGATCTTGCGAGTGGCCAACCCACTGGCGAAGACTGACTGCATGTTAACCGATGCTGTTGCCATTTCTAAAACTTTGGTGTTTGAATGAAATAAAGGAGAAAGTATGAAATAAAGGCTATTAAACTGTGAGGTGGGTCTTAGCTGTAGAGTTGGTATGATGTAACGAAGGATCGACGTAAGTATTTATAGAACGGAGTGATGAGAAATGAAAGGTCAAGCTGTTTCTTGAACTTTCTTTAGTTTACACATCTTTTTTTTACACACCTGTTCTAGTATTTTACACATCTAGCCTTCTATTCGATTAGTTACTGATCAAATTCAAATAACAAATCGTCAAAATAAACACATGAAAAATAGATCTCAACCATtgcttttttcaaaaacaaaaaacgttTACTTATGTTAGTGTTAAAGAGTAGGTTCTAGTATTGACGTACGTTCAGCATACTGACATACAATAAGATTTAATTGTTGTTCAAACCGTTTAATAGTTTGGTATCATATTCATGTTGTGTCATGAGCGAATTAAAAGTAAAACATGTCATTCATGCGTGTTGTGGACAAGACGTTTACTAGTAGTAATGAAAATTAACATACAAAATGTTTCATATACAAAATGGTTTTGTAGTATAATGTACAAGTCATTTATATATGTTCCATTTTCATAACAACTGAAACATGCTATTAATCTTATTCGGATCttccaaaaactcaaaatatttgtttattttgtaagaGAAAGCTCAATATTATTTGGCTGCTCTAAAACGAAACACGTAGGCTAAAAAGTGAAAAAGAGGAAGTTGCGATATTTAAAGAACCACGTTGCTTTAGATTGCCCCACGCATAAACTGAAAAAGAGCCAACGACGTGGCCTTCTTCTTCGTCACAACTTCTTCTGCCAAGTGGGTTTGGTAAAACACGTTAAAAAAGATTCTCTTCATCTCTCCCAGAATTCATGTGGctcaaatcaaattaaatttttaaacataacGTTCGTCTCTATAAGAGGTTTTCTCATTCATTACACATCTCTTTTTACTTTTGGAAGCTAGCCAAGTTAGGATCTAGATAGGCCCATGCTTACTCCTTCCGAGTCCGTGATTTTTCCCTTTGTCTCCTACTAGCGTGGCCCATTTTAGCTTCATCAATTTATTTCACGGTCGTTATATTAAGAGTTGCTTACCTATTAAGACACATTTTGTCTTTGTCTTacataaaaaaacacatttcaCATGTAGCACACTTTCTAGTGAGTCTAAAGAGTTGATTTGACAAAACTATCCCTTGTTTTTAGTTACTTTTGCTTTTAGACATTagtttaattagatttttattttattattacttattcaatcttttatttctaattaccatttcttatttttcaaatatataaaacaaagaaaatttctataataaattgtaattttattttctctacaTTTGAACATCCATTTtcatataagtattttatatatttttaaaattatataaaaatatttggatataAAATGTGGATATAGATGTCAGATGTGGATAGATACCACAAAACGTAGACACAGATTTGTGTAACCAAAACctcacaaaaaaatgaaaacagcGACGAAGGTATGTGCACCGTCACCTATTTGAACAAAGGTTTTGGTTATGTTGTGGACATGGATACCACCTTGTCCAACCACCTTGTCCAACCACCTTGTCCACAAATAAAAATGGAGCTTTCTTAAATTTGTGGATAGGCAATCGAAACTTGATGTGGTGGACACAATGATTCAAACGAAAAATAACACAACAGGAAATACATGTAACTATAAATGtttgaaaagacaagaaaataacTAGAACACATCTACATCTTGTATGAATGATATTGTTTGAGTCAATGAATTGTGTACATACAAATTGTGGATGGGTTAGTAGTCCTTCACTCTTTCTCCAAACAACTCTTTCGTCAGTTTAAAGGCTTCAAGTGGTGGCATCTTCTTGTCTTTAGGAGGAGACATCCAGATTTTATCCAAGGATATGCCATTAGCTTCTTCCTCCAGAGCTGGCGGTCCTAGTGCCTCTGGTAATTGAGACGTTGATTTCTCTTGTGGAAATTTGTGAATACGGCCTGCAGCTACAAACACatcataaataatgaaaaacttAAACTTTTAGACTCTACTGCTTAGTGAAGTTGATGTATATTGAGAACAAGATTATCTAGCCTGATACCATGAACCTTTGATGGAACTAAAACATAGTTTCGGCAAAAAGACACAAACTTTGCAGACATACTAAATGCAGATCCAAGTACGTTGGTTTTAATCACTTGATCATACACAAAAGCTGTGATGTAATCAACTAAAGGGATCGAAAGTCAAACGCAATCTTGGGCTATAACAAAACCATTGCTTCAAACAAACATTGAGATTTAAGGTCATCGGTGAGCTCGAACTAGAGAACCTAACCTTCAGAAAATCTCACCTACTTTTCAGACATTAATTCGATTACGGAACCAACGCACCGAAGCtcataacaacaaaaaaaatccaaactt is a window of Raphanus sativus cultivar WK10039 unplaced genomic scaffold, ASM80110v3 Scaffold1353, whole genome shotgun sequence DNA encoding:
- the LOC130504089 gene encoding early light-induced protein 1, chloroplastic, producing the protein MATASVNMQSVFASGLATRKISTNKLFFAGNFPNLKRNYPVGVRCMAEGEPMKDESAPSTSAAQPLSSSSPPPPPPRPTKPKVSTKFSDLLAFSGPAPERINGRLAMVGFVAALAVELSKGENVLAQISDGGVSWFLGTTAILTLASLVPLFKGITAESKSKGFMTSDAELWNGRFAMLGLVALAFTEFVKGGTLV